One region of Paralichthys olivaceus isolate ysfri-2021 chromosome 12, ASM2471397v2, whole genome shotgun sequence genomic DNA includes:
- the LOC109628021 gene encoding RNA polymerase-associated protein RTF1 homolog isoform X11: MDRKYSKAPNGAQMISLKLSTLEQTRLAGSKRKREIEEGNEPMEKKARGEIADLSHEELSRIYLSSKRLEQWCHTPFFATTVTGCFIRVTNDSSSNPVHCVTEIVSVVEERQAYQFGSTRTNLALKLRHAGIEQIVSLRCASNEKFTESEFKQWTRAMMDAGMQVPTTHRITEKEQVINGALCHTFTEKDIDFIVERKNRFRVAPLNVAKRKIQLFQERDMARMHGDTERLKEILEELKKLNEGTKQPEKPKMTEVNLKIRPSTVVKSRRRAPPKAQADHYQGIGPFIRRKTRPIMFTKLKNNPKLREAIYAELDRRYGGGSTSEDTSSV; encoded by the exons ATGGACCGAAAATATAGCAAG GCCCCTAATGGAGCCCAAATGATTTCATTGAAGCTGTCAACACTGGAGCAAACAAGGTTGGCTGGCTCCAAACGGAAAAGGGAAATCGAGGAAGGCAACGAGCCCATGGAGAAGAAAGCTCGTGGAGAGATTGCAGATCTCTCTCATGAAGAGCTGTCCAGGATCTACCTGTCCAGTAAGAGGCTGGAGCAATGGTGCCACACCCCGTTCTTTGCCACCACTGTGACTGGCTGCTTCATCAGGGTAActaatgacagcagcagcaacccagttcactgtgtcacagaaattgtgtctgtggtggaggagaggcaGGCCTACCAGTTTGGATCCACACGGACCAACCTGGCATTGAAACTCAGGCACGCTGGTATAGAGCAGATTGTGTCTCTCAGGTGTGCATCGAATGAGAAATTCACAGAAAGTGAGTTCAAGCAGTGGACACGGGCGATGATGGATGCTGGGATGCAAGTCCCAACTACACATAGAATCACAGAAAAGGAGCAGGTCATCAATGGAGCCCTGTGTCATACCTTCACTGAGaaagatattgattttattgtgGAACGGAAGAACAGATTCCGAGTAGCACCTCTGAATGTTGCCAAGAGGaaaattcaattatttcaaGAACGGGACATGGCAAGAATGCACGGAGACACTGAGAGGTTGAAAGAGATCCTGGAAGAACTGAAAAAGTTAAACGAGGGCACAAAACAACCTGAAAAACCGAAGATGACGGAGGTAAATCTGAAGATCAGACCCTCTACCGTTGTTAAGTCCAGGAGAAGAGCCCCTCCAAAAGCACAGGCTGACCATTATCAGGGAATAGGCCCTTTCATCCGGAGAAAGACCAGACCAATCATGTtcacaaaacttaaaaacaacccAAAACTCCGTGAAGCTATTTACGCTGAGCTCGACCGGAGGTACGGCGGTGGATCCACATCAGAGGACACCAGCTCTGTTTGA
- the LOC109628021 gene encoding RNA polymerase-associated protein RTF1 homolog isoform X9, whose translation MDRKYSKAPNGAQIISLKLSTLEQTRLAGSKRKREIEEGNEPMEKKARGEIADLSHEELSRIYLSSKRLEQWCHTPFFATTVTGCFIRVTNDSSSNPVHCVTEIVSVVEERQAYQFGSTRTNLALKLRHAGIEQIVSLRCASNEKFTESEFKQWTRAMMDAGMQVPTTHRITEKEQVINGALCHTFTEKDIDFIVERKNRFRVAPLNVAKRKIQLFQERDMARMHGDTERLKEILEELKKLNEGTKQPEKPKMTEVNLKIRPSTVVKSRRRAPPKAQADHYQGIGPFIRRKTRPIMFTKLKNNPKLREAIYAELDRRYGGGSTSEDTSSV comes from the exons ATGGACCGAAAATATAGCAAG GCCCCTAATGGAGCGCAAATAATTTCATTGAAGCTGTCAACACTAGAGCAAACAAGGTTGGCTGGCTCCAAACGGAAAAGGGAAATCGAGGAAGGCAACGAGCCCATGGAGAAGAAAGCTCGTGGAGAGATTGCAGATCTCTCTCATGAAGAGCTGTCCAGGATCTACCTGTCCAGTAAGAGGCTGGAGCAATGGTGCCACACCCCGTTCTTTGCCACCACTGTGACTGGCTGCTTCATCAGGGTAActaatgacagcagcagcaacccagttcactgtgtcacagaaattgtgtctgtggtggaggagaggcaGGCCTACCAGTTTGGATCCACACGGACCAACCTGGCATTGAAACTCAGGCACGCTGGTATAGAGCAGATTGTGTCTCTCAGGTGTGCATCGAATGAGAAATTCACAGAAAGTGAGTTCAAGCAGTGGACACGGGCGATGATGGATGCTGGGATGCAAGTCCCAACTACACATAGAATCACAGAAAAGGAGCAGGTCATCAATGGAGCCCTGTGTCATACCTTCACTGAGaaagatattgattttattgtgGAACGGAAGAACAGATTCCGAGTAGCACCTCTGAATGTTGCCAAGAGGaaaattcaattatttcaaGAACGGGACATGGCAAGAATGCACGGAGACACTGAGAGGTTGAAAGAGATCCTGGAAGAACTGAAAAAGTTAAACGAGGGCACAAAACAACCTGAAAAACCGAAGATGACGGAGGTAAATCTGAAGATCAGACCCTCTACCGTTGTTAAGTCCAGGAGAAGAGCCCCTCCAAAAGCACAGGCTGACCATTATCAGGGAATAGGCCCTTTCATCCGGAGAAAGACCAGACCAATCATGTtcacaaaacttaaaaacaacccAAAACTCCGTGAAGCTATTTACGCTGAGCTCGACCGGAGGTACGGCGGTGGATCCACATCAGAGGACACCAGCTCTGTTTGA
- the LOC109628021 gene encoding RNA polymerase-associated protein RTF1 homolog isoform X2, with the protein MSLFQYVVLRWDSSFNHEFHVCVIFQAPNGAQIISLKLSTLEQTRLAGSKRKREIEEGNEPMEKKARGEIADLSHEELSRIYLSSKRLEQWCHTPFFATTVTGCFIRVTNDSSSNPVHCVTEIVSVVEERQAYQFGSTRTNLALKLRHAGIEQIVSLRCASNEKFTESEFKQWTRAMMDAGMQVPTTHRITEKEQVINGALCHTFTEKDIDFIVERKNRFRVAPLNVAKRKIQLFQERDMARMHGDTERLKEILEELKKLNEGTKQPEKPKMTEVNLKIRPSTVVKSRRRAPPKAQADHYQGIGPFIRRKTRPIMFTKLKNNPKLREAIYAELDRRYGGGSTSEDTSSV; encoded by the coding sequence ATGTCACTCTTTCAATATGTTGTGTTAAGGTGGGACAGTAGTTTTAATCatgaattccatgtatgtgttaTTTTTCAGGCCCCTAATGGAGCGCAAATAATTTCATTGAAGCTGTCAACACTAGAGCAAACAAGGTTGGCTGGCTCCAAACGGAAAAGGGAAATCGAGGAAGGCAACGAGCCCATGGAGAAGAAAGCTCGTGGAGAGATTGCAGATCTCTCTCATGAAGAGCTGTCCAGGATCTACCTGTCCAGTAAGAGGCTGGAGCAATGGTGCCACACCCCGTTCTTTGCCACCACTGTGACTGGCTGCTTCATCAGGGTAActaatgacagcagcagcaacccagttcactgtgtcacagaaattgtgtctgtggtggaggagaggcaGGCCTACCAGTTTGGATCCACACGGACCAACCTGGCATTGAAACTCAGGCACGCTGGTATAGAGCAGATTGTGTCTCTCAGGTGTGCATCGAATGAGAAATTCACAGAAAGTGAGTTCAAGCAGTGGACACGGGCGATGATGGATGCTGGGATGCAAGTCCCAACTACACATAGAATCACAGAAAAGGAGCAGGTCATCAATGGAGCCCTGTGTCATACCTTCACTGAGaaagatattgattttattgtgGAACGGAAGAACAGATTCCGAGTAGCACCTCTGAATGTTGCCAAGAGGaaaattcaattatttcaaGAACGGGACATGGCAAGAATGCACGGAGACACTGAGAGGTTGAAAGAGATCCTGGAAGAACTGAAAAAGTTAAACGAGGGCACAAAACAACCTGAAAAACCGAAGATGACGGAGGTAAATCTGAAGATCAGACCCTCTACCGTTGTTAAGTCCAGGAGAAGAGCCCCTCCAAAAGCACAGGCTGACCATTATCAGGGAATAGGCCCTTTCATCCGGAGAAAGACCAGACCAATCATGTtcacaaaacttaaaaacaacccAAAACTCCGTGAAGCTATTTACGCTGAGCTCGACCGGAGGTACGGCGGTGGATCCACATCAGAGGACACCAGCTCTGTTTGA
- the LOC109628021 gene encoding RNA polymerase-associated protein RTF1 homolog isoform X3, which produces MSLFQYVVLRWDSSFNHEFHVCVIFQAPNGAQMISLKLSTLEQTRLAGSKRKREIEEGNEPMEKKARGEIADLSHEELSRIYLSSKRLEQWCHTPFFATTVTGCFIRVTNDSSSNPVHCVTEIVSVVEERQAYQFGSTRTNLALKLRHAGIEQIVSLRCASNEKFTESEFKQWTRAMMDAGMQVPTTHRITEKEQVINGALCHTFTEKDIDFIVERKNRFRVAPLNVAKRKIQLFQERDMARMHGDTERLKEILEELKKLNEGTKQPEKPKMTEVNLKIRPSTVVKSRRRAPPKAQADHYQGIGPFIRRKTRPIMFTKLKNNPKLREAIYAELDRRYGGGSTSEDTSSV; this is translated from the coding sequence ATGTCACTCTTTCAATATGTTGTGTTAAGGTGGGACAGTAGTTTTAATCatgaattccatgtatgtgttaTTTTTCAGGCCCCTAATGGAGCCCAAATGATTTCATTGAAGCTGTCAACACTGGAGCAAACAAGGTTGGCTGGCTCCAAACGGAAAAGGGAAATCGAGGAAGGCAACGAGCCCATGGAGAAGAAAGCTCGTGGAGAGATTGCAGATCTCTCTCATGAAGAGCTGTCCAGGATCTACCTGTCCAGTAAGAGGCTGGAGCAATGGTGCCACACCCCGTTCTTTGCCACCACTGTGACTGGCTGCTTCATCAGGGTAActaatgacagcagcagcaacccagttcactgtgtcacagaaattgtgtctgtggtggaggagaggcaGGCCTACCAGTTTGGATCCACACGGACCAACCTGGCATTGAAACTCAGGCACGCTGGTATAGAGCAGATTGTGTCTCTCAGGTGTGCATCGAATGAGAAATTCACAGAAAGTGAGTTCAAGCAGTGGACACGGGCGATGATGGATGCTGGGATGCAAGTCCCAACTACACATAGAATCACAGAAAAGGAGCAGGTCATCAATGGAGCCCTGTGTCATACCTTCACTGAGaaagatattgattttattgtgGAACGGAAGAACAGATTCCGAGTAGCACCTCTGAATGTTGCCAAGAGGaaaattcaattatttcaaGAACGGGACATGGCAAGAATGCACGGAGACACTGAGAGGTTGAAAGAGATCCTGGAAGAACTGAAAAAGTTAAACGAGGGCACAAAACAACCTGAAAAACCGAAGATGACGGAGGTAAATCTGAAGATCAGACCCTCTACCGTTGTTAAGTCCAGGAGAAGAGCCCCTCCAAAAGCACAGGCTGACCATTATCAGGGAATAGGCCCTTTCATCCGGAGAAAGACCAGACCAATCATGTtcacaaaacttaaaaacaacccAAAACTCCGTGAAGCTATTTACGCTGAGCTCGACCGGAGGTACGGCGGTGGATCCACATCAGAGGACACCAGCTCTGTTTGA
- the LOC109628021 gene encoding RNA polymerase-associated protein RTF1 homolog isoform X8, translated as MDRKYSKAPNGAQIISLKLSTLEQTRLAGSKRKREIEEGNEPMEKKARGEIADLSHEELSRIYLSSKRLEQWCHTPFFATTVTGCFIRVTNDSSSNPVHCVTEIVSVVEERQAYQFGSTRTNLALKLRHAGIEQIVSLRCASNEKFTESEFKQWTRAMMDAGMQVPTTHRITEKEQVINGALCHTFTEKDIDFIVERKNRFRVAPLNVAKRKIQLFQERDMARMHGDTERLKEILEELKKLNEGTKQPEKPKMTEVNLKIRPSTVVKSRRRAPPKAQADHYQGIGPFIRRKTRPIMFTKLKNNPKLREAIYAELDRRYGGGSTSEDTSSV; from the exons ATGGACCGAAAATATAGCAAG GCCCCTAATGGAGCCCAAATAATTTCATTGAAGCTGTCAACACTGGAGCAAACAAGGTTGGCTGGCTCCAAACGGAAAAGGGAAATCGAGGAAGGCAACGAGCCCATGGAGAAGAAAGCTCGTGGAGAGATTGCAGATCTCTCTCATGAAGAGCTGTCCAGGATCTACCTGTCCAGTAAGAGGCTGGAGCAATGGTGCCACACCCCGTTCTTTGCCACCACTGTGACTGGCTGCTTCATCAGGGTAActaatgacagcagcagcaacccagttcactgtgtcacagaaattgtgtctgtggtggaggagaggcaAGCCTACCAGTTTGGATCCACACGGACCAACCTGGCATTGAAACTCAGGCACGCTGGTATAGAGCAGATTGTGTCTCTCAGGTGTGCATCGAATGAGAAATTCACAGAAAGTGAGTTCAAGCAGTGGACACGGGCGATGATGGATGCTGGGATGCAAGTCCCAACTACACATAGAATCACAGAAAAGGAGCAGGTCATCAATGGAGCCCTGTGTCATACCTTCACTGAGaaagatattgattttattgtgGAACGGAAGAACAGATTCCGAGTAGCACCTCTGAATGTTGCCAAGAGGaaaattcaattatttcaaGAACGGGACATGGCAAGAATGCACGGAGACACTGAGAGGTTGAAAGAGATCCTGGAAGAACTGAAAAAGTTAAACGAGGGCACAAAACAACCTGAAAAACCGAAGATGACGGAGGTAAATCTGAAGATCAGACCCTCTACCGTTGTTAAGTCCAGGAGAAGAGCCCCTCCAAAAGCACAGGCTGACCATTATCAGGGAATAGGCCCTTTCATCCGGAGAAAGACCAGACCAATCATGTtcacaaaacttaaaaacaacccAAAACTCCGTGAAGCTATTTACGCTGAGCTCGACCGGAGGTACGGCGGTGGATCCACATCAGAGGACACCAGCTCTGTTTGA